The Fulvia fulva chromosome 6, complete sequence genome includes a window with the following:
- a CDS encoding Transmembrane protein produces the protein MALPTDPKPLYQILDFDIDRYLNPWIPHNRLNYLPKPVSRWLGHRSSPAKEPYAVLQWPVTFAATVAGLCLVGGIGNYAPGIVDWQPPVIIASLGASAVLDFNTIKSPLAQPRNSIVGNTLAAICGVAVAKGFEHYSSFYAPYPNNIQWVAGAVGCALASLVMSLTNTIHPPGGATAVLASTQTQVIAMGWRYVPIVLLDSTLMVIVALIFNNILRQYPVYWWTAGETGRKLRQQRRAPKEDKTADENAAEQGKAGSDASSDTDRTLHRELTNPLASVDFVDGIEDIHIRPYKIQMPHHVKLGDDEVLLLEKIQEKLRMHGEIDPRRTS, from the exons ATGGCACTTCCCACCGACCCCAAACCCCTCTACCAAATCCTCGACTTCGACATTGACCGCTACCTCAATCCCTGGATCCCCCACAACCGCCTCAACTACCTCCCCAAGCCCGTCTCGCGCTGGCTCGGACACCGCTCCTCGCCCGCGAAAGAGCCCTACGCAGTGCTGCAATGGCCCGTCACATTCGCAGCGACAGTAGCAGGACTCTGCCTCGTGGGTGGGATCGGCAATTACGCCCCGGGAATCGTAGACTGGCAGCCACCAGTCATAATCGCATCCCTCGGCGCCAGCGCTGTGCTGGACTTCAATACGATCAAGTCACCACTCGCGCAACCGAGGAATTCGATTGTGGGAAACACGCTCGCGGCGATTTGTGGAGTGGCTGTTGCGAAGGGATTTGAACATTACTCCAGCTTCTATGCGCCGTATCCAAACAATATCCAATGGGTCGCAGGCGCTGTGGGTTGCGCGTTGGCATCATTGGTCATGAGTCTGACGAACACGATCCATCCCCCTGGCGGTGCGACAGCTGTTCTGGCCTCGACGCAAACGCAGGTCATCGCGATGGGATGGCGCTATGTCCCGATCGTTCTCCTGGATAGCACGCTCATGGTTATTGTCGCGTTGATCTTCAACAATATCCTGAGGCAGTACCCGGTGTATTGGTGGACGGCGGGCGAGACTGGGCGCAAGCTGAGGCAGCAGAGGAGGGCGCCTAAAGAGGATAAGACAGCGGATGAGAATGCGGCAGAGCAGGGCAAGGCAGGCTCTGATGCTAGCAG TGACACCGACCGCACTCTACACAGGGAGCTGACCAATCCCTTGGCAAGCGTTGACTTCGTGGACGGGATTGAGGATATTCACATCCGGCCGTATAAAATCCAGATGCCGCATCACGTCAAGCTGGGGGATGATGAGGTGTTGCTGTTGGAGAAAATTCAGGAGAAGTTGAGGATGCATGGCGAGATTGATCCCAGGAGGACGTCGTAG
- a CDS encoding 1,2-dihydroxy-3-keto-5-methylthiopentene dioxygenase, whose amino-acid sequence MLARFRPLQRLSHNITNNRPFTTTTALKMKAYWFDNLPGDQRLPHDSGRPVPPQKLSELGIIHHSLPNNLDAVNKIASDRAYKNRDTIEISPELLPGYEEKVKNFFHEHLHEDEEIRYILKGGGYFDVRGKEDDWIRIRLEEGDLMIMPAGIYHRFTTDEQNYTKAMRLFKEDPKWTPLQRGEETDANSFRKEYLQSRDGGLTA is encoded by the exons ATGCTCGCGCGATTCAGACCTTTACAACGTCTCTCACATAACATCACCAACAACAGACCCTTCACAACCACTACAGCGCTCAAGATGAAGGCCTACTGGTTCGACAACCTCCCC GGCGACCAACGCCTCCCCCACGACAGCGGCCGCCCCGTCCCACCCCAAAAGCTCTCCGAACTCGGCATCATCCACCACTCCCTCCCCAACAACCTCGACGCAGTGAACAAGATCGCCTCCGACCGCGCTTACAAGAACCGCGACACGATCGAGATCAGCCCCGAGCTCCTGCCCGGCTACGAGGAGAAGGTCAAGAATTTCTTCCATGAGCATTTGCATGAGGATGAGGAGATACGGTATATCCTGAAGGGAGGCGGGTACTTTGATGTGAGGGGGAAGGAGGATGATTGGATCCGGATTCGGTTGGAGGAGGGGGATTTG ATGATTATGCCCGCGGGGATTTACCATCGATTCACGACTGATGAGCAGAATTATACGAAGGCGATGAGGTTGTTTAAGGAGGATCCGAAGTGGACGCCATTGCAGAGGGGGGAGGAGACGGATGCGAATAGCTTTAGGAAGGAGTATCTCCAGAGTCGTGATGGTGGTTTGACTGCTTGA
- a CDS encoding E3 ubiquitin-protein ligase ORTHRUS 1: MTAVLPPGNDGVVYLKKELKEVITKLAQESRKIGRAPAESDQARQLLPRLDDLLTLLENSEVNERTRQDSKINEGLKLIYVEGNNFHFHNKHVERARALSERWMSVAPVRQPAAQTAGVKREPSSVDEEIQSTKSPKRSNTATASASRRADSGIDQAMASVKRPPFDNLIWGRHGILHGLALKRSDERKVLIINPEYADQQRPAKVFGHNDITVRRWFPKQLCAVFHGAHGQHQAGIHGDPNKGAYLVVVSGQYDDLDQDRGDVLFYSGSGSHANTNPRQTPTPTNGTKALHASLASEQPVRVLRSHSGQSRYAPSKSLRYDGLYRVTAVRNPTNIHGGLYEQFKLERISQEEDDLQIPLERCKARPNGQDLSDYDRIEYGYRSRQQYP; the protein is encoded by the exons ATGACGGCCGTGTTACCGCCGGGCAATGACGGAGTCGTATACCTCAAGAAGGAACTGAAAGAGGTCATCACCAAGTTAGCCCAAGAATCACGTAAAATAGGACGCGCACCCGCAGAGAGCGACCAAGCAAGACAGCTGTTGCCCCGGTTAGACGACCTCCTGACATTGCTGGAGAACAGTGAAGTCAATGAGCGGACCCGTCAGGACAGCAAGATTAATGAGGGCCTCAAGCTCATCTACGTTGAGGGCAACAACTTTCACTTCCACAACAAGCATGTGGAGCGCGCTCGAGCTCTGTCCGAGCGGTGGATGTCTGTAGCTCCGGTGCGGCAACCAGCAGCGCAGACTGCGGGTGTGAAGCGGGAGCCCTCTAGCGTCGATGAAGAGATCCAGTCCACCAAGTCACCTAAACGCAGCAACACAGCGACAGCCTCTGCCTCTCGAAGGGCCGACAGCGGCATTGACCAAGCAATGGCAAGCGTAAAGCGTCCTCCGTTTGACAACCTGATATGGGGTCGACATGGCATTCTGCATGGCCTAGCCCTCAAGAGAAGTGACGAGAGAAAAGTCCTGATCATAAATCCGGAATATGCTGATCAACAACGACCTGCCAAAGTCTTCGGCCACAACGACATTACTGTGAGACGATGGTTCCCCAAACAG CTCTGCGCCGTATTCCATGGTGCCCACGGCCAACACCAGGCCGGAATCCACGGTGACCCCAATAAGGGAGCATATTTGGTCGTCGTCTCAGGTCAATACGACGACCTTGACCAGGACAGAGGCGATGTCCTCTTCTATTCTGGCTCCGGCAGCCACGCAAACACGAACCCGCGGCAAACGCCGACTCCCACAAACGGCACAAAAGCACTCCACGCATCCCTCGCGTCCGAGCAGCCCGTACGTGTACTACGCTCACACAGTGGCCAAAGCCGTTATGCTCCTAGCAAAAGTCTACGATATGATGGCCTGTATCGTGTCACGGCTGTTCGGAACCCCACGAATATACACGGTGGACTTTATGAGCAGTTCAAGTTGGAGAGGATAAGTCAGGAAGAGGACGATCTGCAGATCCCACTTGAGCGCTGCAAGGCTCGTCCGAATGGCCAAGACTTGAGCGACTATGACAGGATCGAGTATGGGTATCGTTCGAGGCAGCAATATCCGTAG
- a CDS encoding Serine/threonine-protein kinase svkA — MADEYQMLEELGSGSFGTVYRALHKPTGDHVAIKHIDLEGSDDDIREIQQEISLLATCSSEYVTRYRASFVKGVKLWIVMEYLGGGSCLDLLKPFPKGMEERYIAIIMRELLKGLDYLHNTGKIHRDIKAANILLSESGQVKIADFGVAAQLTNIKSQRLTFVGTPFWMAPEVIQEAGYDFRADIWSLGITAMEMALGEPPRSDVHPMKVLFLIPKEKPPRLEGSRFTKEFKEFVALCLNKDPEKRPSAKHLLKHAFIKRAGKTEVLQELVLKAKYYEQNGVDYEKDTRYYEETLKSMNHAPDEDEWVFDTIKPSSTVRGYGNLAKGGTIKRRKLDRIPSGDGSDVENATAAMEHMNLDAAPLSSGSVMLTPTREASTIRTPKVRGPSTQRVVSGQRKVSGATPTARRAVSRNVSGATPTARRVVSRNVSGATPTARKVSAAPPVPPLPKQPLGLDMSFGNGTSTVRQFKRVSSGNRPSTPADQTGTSPQDSVFDSDAENKPPKPENSSQPVPLATKEAVLGRRAFAKCLDPAFQESYAAVADRAKREALSNVAEAWSRLDELDPDGELLLLKSIMDRIQSDPKLASALLPQRVANAQLASLRLSPNKKSALVSESELSPRDLTPQSSPTKALHPRSSLSSMSRSASKREPTSPTKLVLNPQNPHLRKMRSSQALSDAREKAAMEERTRMEEKMLGVKQPEPGMEHVGMLADVLYGRWTEGLKARWPVA; from the exons ATGGCGGATGAGTATCAGATGCTCGAGGAGCTGGGCA GCGGCTCCTTTGGCACCGTATACCGCGCCCTGCACAAACCCACCGGCGACCACGTAGCCATCAAACACATCGACCTCGAAGGCAGCGATGACGACATCCGCGAGATACAGCAAGAGATATCGCTGCTTGCTACCTGCAGCTCCGAATATGTCACCCGATATCGAGCGTCGTTTGTGAAGGGGGTCAAGCTCTGGATAGTGATGGAGTACTTGGGTGGAGGATCATGTCTCGACTTGTTGAAGCCGTTTCCGAAGGGCATGGAAGAGCGATACATTGCCATCATTATGAGGGAGCTGCTCAAAGGTCTGGACTATCTGCACAATACTGGCAAGATACACCGAGATATCAAGGCAGCCAACATCCTGCTGTCCGAGTCGGGCCAGGTCAAGATCGCCGACTTTGGTGTGGCCGCGCAGTTGACCAACATCAAGTCACAACGATTGACTTTCGTTGGCACACCATTCTGGATGGCACCCGAAGTGATCCAAGAAGCGGGCTACGATTTCCGCGCAGACATCTGGAGTCTTGGTATCACTGCCATGGAGATGGCCTTGGGCGAGCCGCCGCGAAGCGATGTACACCCAATGAAGGTCCTGTTCTTGATTCCAAAGGAAAAGCCACCGAGGTTGGAGGGTAGCAGGTTCACCAAGGAGTTCAAAGAGTTTGTGGCATTGTGCTTGAACAAGGACCCAGAGAAGAGACCAAGCGCAAAGCATCTGCTGAAGCATGCCTTTATCAAGCGAGCCGGGAAGACGGAGGTCTTGCAAGAGCTAGTGTTGAAGGCGAAGTACTACGAACAGAATGGCGTGGACTACGAGAAGGACACACGATACTACGAGGAGACTCTGAAGTCCATGAACCACGCACCGGATGAGGATGAGTGGGTCTTCGACACAATCAAGCCTTCATCGACGGTACGCGGCTACGGAAACTTGGCCAAGGGCGGCACCATCAAGAGACGGAAGCTCGACAGGATACCCTCCGGCGACGGATCTGATGTGGAAAACGCCACGGCCGCAATGGAGCATATGAATCTGGACGCTGCGCCTTTGTCGTCAGGCTCGGTAATGCTGACGCCAACAAGAGAAGCATCAACGATCCGAACACCGAAGGTGAGAGGCCCGAGTACACAGCGTGTGGTTAGTGGCCAGCGCAAAGTGTCTGGTGCTACGCCTACAGCACGCAGGGCGGTGAGCAGGAATGTCTCTGGAGCAACACCAACTGCTCGACGAGTGGTCAGCCGCAATGTATCTGGCGCAACGCCGACTGCACGCAAAGTCAGTGCGGCACCACCGGTACCGCCGCTTCCCAAGCAGCCTCTTGGTCTCGACATGTCCTTTGGCAATGGCACTTCAACAGTACGTCAGTTCAAGCGAGTCAGCTCCGGGAACAGGCCATCGACACCGGCAGATCAGACCGGAACATCGCCGCAAGATAGTGTCTTCGACAGCGATGCCGAGAACAAGCCACCCAAGCCGGAGAATAGCTCGCAACCAGTACCTCTGGCGACAAAAGAGGCAGTGCTAGGGAGACGCGCCTTTGCAAAATGCCTCGACCCAGCTTTCCAGGAGTCATATGCAGCGGTCGCTGATCGGGCAAAACGTGAAGCACTGAGCAACGTCGCAGAAGCATGGTCACGCCTCGACGAACTCGATCCAGATGGCGAACTACTGTTGCTTAAGAGCATCATGGACCGCATCCAATCCGACCCAAAGCTCGCCAGCGCCCTCCTTCCGCAACGAGTCGCCAACGCCCAACTCGCCTCCCTCCGCCTCTCACCCAACAAGAAGAGCGCTCTAGTCTCCGAATCGGAACTCTCCCCTCGTGACCTCACACCCCAGTCCTCCCCAACGAAAGCTCTGCACCCCCGATCCTCTTTATCGAGCATGTCTCGCTCAGCAAGCAAACGTGAGCCTACCAGTCCCACCAAGCTCGTCCTCAACCCGCAGAACCCTCACCTCAGGAAGATGAGGTCTAGTCAGGCGTTGAGTGATGCGAGAGAGAAGGCTGCCATGGAGGAGAGGACTAGGATGGAGGAGAAGATGCTGGGTGTGAAGCAGCCGGAGCCTGGGATGGAGCATGTGGGGATGTTGGCGGATGTGCTTTATGGGCGGTGGACTGAGGGGTTGAAGGCGAGGTGGCCTGTGGCATAG
- a CDS encoding mRNA degradation protein, mitochondrial, with the protein MRAFRLLGDLAPGFHFSDALNLKNFLETVASQTFASHCTPTNPMLGNISHSPVWRNQGYVCLACRRQKVRAHRQQRRWNSEVHHTTTSAISDSWFDTLNDISDNFGKPAPTPKAEPETKVSKKAEAKQQDDPFTALKGSLSEKVESPPGTRPSTDFAKLQQMLKEDSFKFTKQQKSAPPKTHHAKRQQRRASRETAQDGVEGFAAEEPNSTAAATVSMKMNSLVQQLKGVQEEKAAEDDGRLSWTKDAQDLAVKELLTGNDAAEQADDTEPRPLPAFNAAGTSCRIRYKHPIADRVEVPPGKTSQARKDSKVATSNDESIEGPVTYKAKTSPAASGLGGPIMEEESQPRTLVARWRKQQQQHSPFGVRKEGSGQGALGVSFDSLRSADKVSDHTNASSKKHSTPFGVDVAASRSLGDLAARKIKAMLGAKDEETKPKVKLNGMNMNSLLTSLKSKTQEVEEVVPKAVEAVSQPDSEPANQPEPTTSEDVTSEEAKAHESLTNLYSRPRIQYSSPPAIPKRSLPDSASAAMLARDSPMPAGQSLADAMKGNGSAKQTSGNAPPESPPEDPEPSEEPQAATEQNTLDPSSIDVKPLDIPQPPVPYLEYGLDRVLFNPGVYQLQDPASRVYNFDPYLQNIMPVTEFDFNALKEYKTSSQDDALSALALKEGKRYIGSTSSMTSSLTHFHHLLSNFRTVNTSMYSREFSGNSREGLRATFTEINRAPSSIFLRWNNGTYAIDADKEYDSGNVLMLLGKSMELLLTLPKDDYERYRKSDPRQVPEEQRTGPEAYQYTTMGDFLMRSQLDAYDPRLPGNGTFDLKTRAVVSVRHSAADYERMTGYELFNLQGRWGSYEKEYYDMTRSTMLKYMLQARMGRMNGIFVAYHNVKRMFGFQYIPMHEMDRALHGQTDSCLGDQEFKASLSIMNEIFNKATAKFPNQSLRFHFETRPERGEVPTSLHVFAEPMAEKDIDAIQSSSKAKMAAYERDIMGKKDEPPVEESSSNEPLDAESGNAIEAKSSNKLTADDDATSETNNDDVSVETQTPTVHSTDAPADRAFLDSIGTSSEDLAPLFYATVIVQSKVDGEFIEGDRPTDLKKTQKWEIDYILNEYEITRHQWALYEDCKARRKHALDNSDDDSDGVEDKSLKGYLQFLKGMSEKGAEIRRKVDEMDKGKEVLRVEKGLVREREVIERVEDYMDWMYRGRDV; encoded by the coding sequence ATGCGAGCTTTCCGGCTGTTGGGCGATCTGGCGCCAGGGTTCCATTTCAGTGACGCGCTCAATCTCAAGAACTTCTTGGAGACAGTGGCAAGCCAGACTTTCGCATCGCATTGCACGCCCACCAACCCAATGCTGGGCAACATCTCCCACTCGCCAGTATGGAGGAACCAAGGCTACGTCTGCCTCGCATGTCGACGCCAGAAAGTCCGCGCCCATCGACAGCAGCGGCGATGGAACAGCGAAGTCCATCACACGACCACATCCGCCATTAGCGATTCCTGGTTCGACACCTTGAACGACATCAGCGACAACTTTGGCAAACCGGCGCCCACGCCCAAGGCCGAACCTGAGACCAAAGTGTCAAAGAAGGCAGAGGCAAAGCAGCAAGATGACCCGTTCACTGCGCTCAAGGGGTCGTTGTCAGAGAAGGTGGAATCTCCTCCAGGCACGCGGCCATCTACAGACTTCGCGAAGCTCCAACAGATGCTCAAGGAAGATAGTTTCAAGTTCACCAAACAGCAGAAATCAGCTCCACCTAAAACCCACCACGCAAAACGACAGCAGCGGAGGGCGTCCAGAGAAACAGCCCAAGATGGTGTCGAAGGTTTCGCAGCTGAAGAACCAAATAGCACAGCGGCTGCAACGGTCTCGATGAAGATGAACAGCCTAGTGCAGCAGTTGAAGGGCGTGCAGGAAGAGAAAGCTGCAGAGGACGATGGGCGACTGTCATGGACAAAAGACGCCCAGGATTTGGCGGTGAAAGAGCTACTCACGGGGAATGATGCAGCAGAACAAGCAGACGACACAGAGCCAAGGCCACTTCCGGCTTTCAATGCTGCCGGTACTTCCTGCAGAATACGCTATAAACATCCCATCGCGGACAGGGTGGAGGTACCCCCTGGCAAGACTTCACAGGCGCGAAAAGATTCCAAGGTTGCAACAAGTAATGACGAATCTATCGAGGGCCCGGTCACGTATAAAGCAAAGACATCCCCAGCTGCGAGTGGCCTAGGAGGGCCGATCATGGAGGAAGAGTCACAGCCCCGAACCCTGGTAGCTCGGTGGAGGAaacagcagcagcagcataGCCCGTTTGGTGTACGAAAGGAAGGATCTGGCCAAGGTGCTCTGGGAGTCTCTTTCGACTCATTGCGCAGCGCCGACAAGGTGTCCGATCACACAAACGCCAGTTCGAAGAAGCACTCGACGCCTTTCGGCGTGGACGTTGCTGCATCGCGTAGCCTGGGTGACCTAGCAGCTCGTAAGATTAAGGCTATGCTGGGAGCTAAGGACGAAGAGACGAAGCCAAAGGTCAAGCTGAATGGAATGAACATGAACAGCCTGCTGACCTCTCTCAAGTCTAAAACCCAGGAGGTCGAGGAAGTGGTACCAAAAGCTGTTGAGGCGGTGTCACAGCCCGATTCCGAACCAGCAAATCAGCCGGAGCCTACTACATCCGAAGATGTGACTTCTGAGGAAGCTAAAGCACACGAGAGCTTGACCAACCTGTACTCGAGGCCCCGGATTCAGTACTCGAGTCCCCCTGCTATTCCAAAGCGATCCTTGCCGGATTCTGCCAGTGCTGCCATGCTGGCTCGTGACAGCCCAATGCCTGCCGGGCAGTCACTCGCTGATGCAATGAAAGGCAATGGCAGCGCGAAGCAAACATCCGGAAACGCTCCTCCCGAATCACCACCCGAGGATCCAGAACCATCTGAGGAGCCACAGGCGGCGACAGAGCAGAACACGCTGGACCCGTCTAGCATCGACGTCAAGCCTCTGGACATTCCACAACCTCCTGTACCATATCTCGAGTACGGTTTGGATCGTGTCTTGTTCAATCCTGGCGTTTATCAGCTGCAAGATCCAGCCTCCCGTGTCTACAACTTCGATCCATATCTTCAGAACATTATGCCAGTCACCGAGTTCGACTTCAATGCCTTGAAAGAGTACAAGACGTCTTCGCAAGATGATGCACTGTCGGCATTGGCTTTGAAGGAAGGCAAGAGATACATTGGGTCCACATCCAGTATGACCAGCTCATTGACGCATTTTCACCATTTGCTATCGAACTTTCGAACAGTAAACACATCTATGTACAGCCGAGAGTTTTCAGGCAATAGTCGAGAAGGCCTCAGAGCGACATTCACCGAGATCAACAGAGCACCGAGCTCGATCTTCTTGCGATGGAACAATGGAACATACGCTATCGATGCCGATAAAGAGTACGATAGCGGGAATGTTCTGATGCTTCTTGGCAAGTCTATGGAACTGCTCCTCACCCTACCCAAGGATGACTACGAGCGATACCGCAAGAGCGATCCTCGTCAGGTACCCGAGGAACAGAGAACTGGGCCTGAAGCCTACCAGTACACCACCATGGGCGACTTTCTGATGCGTTCTCAGCTTGATGCTTACGACCCACGACTGCCTGGAAATGGTACCTTCGATCTGAAGACACGGGCGGTAGTGTCCGTTCGCCACTCGGCGGCGGACTACGAGCGCATGACTGGATATGAACTGTTCAACCTCCAAGGCAGATGGGGCTCATACGAGAAGGAGTACTACGACATGACTCGCTCCACCATGCTCAAGTACATGCTTCAGGCACGCATGGGACGCATGAACGGCATCTTCGTCGCCTATCACAACGTCAAGCGCATGTTCGGCTTCCAGTACATTCCCATGCACGAGATGGACCGCGCTCTCCATGGTCAAACAGACAGCTGTCTTGGTGATCAGGAGTTCAAGGCCAGCCTCAGTATCATGAACGAGATCTTCAATAAGGCAACTGCCAAGTTCCCTAACCAGTCCTTGCGCTTCCACTTCGAGACTCGACCTGAGCGTGGCGAAGTACCCACGTCGCTGCATGTCTTCGCCGAACCTATGGCAGAGAAAGACATCGATGCGATTCAGAGCTCCTCGAAGGCAAAGATGGCAGCCTATGAGCGCGACATTATGGGCAAGAAAGATGAGCCTCCCGTTGAGGAGAGTTCCTCAAATGAGCCTCTGGACGCCGAGTCTGGCAACGCAATCGAAGCAAAATCGTCAAACAAACTCACAGCCGACGATGATGCAACCAGCGAGACCAACAACGACGACGTCTCAGTCGAAACGCAAACCCCAACCGTCCACTCCACCGACGCTCCCGCAGACCGCGCCTTCCTCGACAGCATCGGCACCAGCAGCGAAGACCTGGCACCCCTCTTCTACGCCACCGTCATCGTCCAATCCAAAGTCGACGGCGAATTCATCGAAGGCGACCGCCCCACCGACCTCAAGAAGACCCAAAAGTGGGAAATCGACTACATCCTCAACGAATACGAAATCACCCGACACCAATGGGCCCTCTACGAAGACTGCAAAGCACGCCGGAAGCATGCGCTCGATAATAGTGACGATGATTCTGATGGTGTGGAGGATAAGAGCTTGAAGGGGTATCTGCAGTTTTTGAAGGGGATGAGTGAGAAGGGGGCGGAGATTAGGAGGAAGGTGGATGAGATGGACAAGGGGAAGGAGGTGCTGAGGGTGGAGAAGGGGTTGGTGAGGGAGAGGGAGGTGATTGAGAGGGTGGAGGATTATATGGATTGGATGTATAGGGGGAGGGATGTATAG